One genomic window of Gammaproteobacteria bacterium includes the following:
- the ugpQ gene encoding glycerophosphodiester phosphodiesterase — MTSPRLDLSSRVIAHRGASHYAPENTLAALQKAYELHIPWIEFDVMLTEDNVPIIIHDETLERTTDGHGEVAKTAYKDIAALDAGSWFDRAFSGENIPTFAEFLKQAAELNLSVNVEIKPSEGKDQETAMAVVQTLQAHWLTARPNLLVSSFSVVSLTAARALDKSLCLGLLLDHWFGDWQESLLQLDCVALHANWRILTKRKVAQIKDLGRYVLAYTVDNPEQARELFSWGVDAVFSNVPDVILSSVL; from the coding sequence TTGACGTCACCGCGATTAGATTTATCATCCAGGGTAATAGCGCATCGCGGAGCCAGTCATTATGCGCCTGAAAATACGCTGGCCGCGCTACAAAAAGCTTATGAATTGCATATACCCTGGATAGAATTCGATGTGATGCTGACTGAGGATAATGTCCCTATTATTATTCATGATGAAACATTGGAACGTACTACTGACGGCCATGGTGAAGTTGCAAAAACTGCCTATAAAGATATCGCAGCGTTAGACGCAGGAAGTTGGTTTGATAGAGCATTTTCTGGTGAAAACATACCGACTTTTGCCGAGTTTCTAAAACAGGCTGCTGAATTAAATTTAAGCGTTAATGTGGAGATAAAGCCGAGTGAGGGTAAGGATCAGGAAACGGCAATGGCTGTGGTGCAGACCTTGCAAGCGCATTGGCTTACCGCGCGACCAAATTTACTGGTTTCCAGTTTTTCCGTGGTCAGCTTGACTGCGGCTCGCGCTTTGGATAAATCCTTGTGCTTGGGCTTGTTGTTGGATCATTGGTTTGGGGACTGGCAGGAAAGTTTATTGCAACTGGATTGTGTGGCTTTGCATGCGAATTGGCGCATCTTAACGAAGAGAAAAGTAGCGCAAATAAAAGATTTAGGGCGCTATGTGCTGGCGTATACTGTGGATAATCCTGAGCAGGCACGGGAACTTTTTTCCTGGGGCGTGGATGCTGTGTTCAGTAATGTTCCAGATGTTATTTTGTCGAGTGTGTTATAG
- a CDS encoding acyl-CoA dehydrogenase, with amino-acid sequence MLAIAWIILFLAVCSLLAYQRASLIVASIALLIYLILVTGFSHLSPAGKTILWLVYLIIVIPLNILPLRRILFSKPLFSFYQKTKPTLSNTEKEALAIGTVGWEGELFSGMPDWRKFAAFPAPQLSAEEQAFLAGPVEQLCQMLDNWDINHNRFNLPPEVWQFLKEQGFFSFIIPKKYGGKEFSALAHSAIIAKISGRSIAAATVVGVPNSLGPGELLLHYGTEEQKDYYLPRLARGEEIPCFALTSPDAGSDAGSMPDHGIVCRGLWQGEEVLGIKLHWDKRYITLAPVATLLGLAFKLYDPEHLLGGKTDLGITCALISTNTPGITIGRRHCPVSSAFPNGPTQGREVFVPVDAIIGGAKMAGQGWHMLMECLSVGRAITLPSLTTGCSKVSTFTTGAYARIRTQFNMAVGRFEGVEDALASIVGYTYIMEATRTFAVAAIDRGEKPTVPSAISKYHTTELGRKVANHAMDVHGGKGICMGPRNYLAQSYIEIPISITVEGANILTRCMMIFGQGAMRCHPYLFTELQAAHNPDARQGLIAFDKAIFGHLGFLMSNKARAFFLAITQGRLSRFSGKGQLKRYYQKLNRYSAAFAWVADVVLITLGGSFKRRESLSGRLGDILSMLYLGSALLKHFENQGSPAEDLPLLKWSCQVVFFKLQTALDGVLKNLPNRFIASAMRMVVFPWGRCLRLPDDRLNHQVASLILSQSQTRARLTQGIYASPDPNNWVGLIDVALGKVIKAEAVEKKLHVAVRDGQVSGENKKERLQSALTAGILSAEEIQLITDAEEARRQIIAVDDFAPQELERPVA; translated from the coding sequence ATGCTAGCCATTGCCTGGATTATTTTATTTCTTGCTGTGTGTAGCCTTTTGGCTTATCAGCGTGCCTCGCTCATTGTAGCCAGCATCGCTTTATTGATTTATCTGATTTTAGTGACTGGATTTAGTCATCTTAGTCCGGCAGGTAAAACTATTTTATGGTTAGTCTATTTAATCATCGTCATACCGCTCAATATTTTGCCTTTACGTAGAATACTATTTTCAAAACCCTTATTTTCTTTCTATCAAAAAACTAAACCCACCTTGTCCAATACTGAAAAAGAAGCCTTAGCAATTGGCACAGTCGGTTGGGAAGGTGAATTGTTTAGCGGTATGCCAGATTGGCGTAAGTTTGCAGCTTTCCCTGCCCCACAATTAAGCGCTGAAGAACAAGCCTTTTTAGCTGGGCCTGTCGAACAGTTATGTCAAATGTTGGATAACTGGGATATTAACCATAATCGCTTTAATCTGCCGCCGGAAGTCTGGCAATTTCTCAAAGAACAAGGTTTTTTCAGTTTTATTATTCCTAAAAAATATGGTGGTAAAGAATTTTCTGCTTTGGCGCATTCCGCCATTATCGCTAAAATTTCTGGTCGTAGTATCGCTGCAGCCACGGTTGTGGGTGTGCCGAATTCTCTAGGACCGGGAGAGCTGTTGTTGCATTATGGTACCGAGGAGCAAAAAGATTATTATCTGCCACGTTTGGCGCGAGGCGAAGAAATACCTTGTTTTGCACTGACCAGCCCTGATGCGGGTTCTGATGCAGGTTCCATGCCAGATCACGGTATTGTCTGTCGTGGTTTATGGCAGGGTGAGGAAGTATTGGGTATTAAGCTGCACTGGGATAAGCGATATATCACGCTGGCGCCGGTGGCGACACTGTTGGGATTGGCTTTTAAACTTTATGACCCAGAACATTTACTAGGTGGCAAAACCGATTTAGGTATAACCTGTGCTTTGATATCTACGAATACCCCAGGGATTACCATAGGCAGACGTCATTGTCCTGTGAGTTCGGCATTTCCTAATGGACCTACCCAAGGACGTGAGGTATTTGTGCCTGTCGATGCCATCATCGGGGGCGCTAAAATGGCGGGGCAAGGTTGGCATATGTTGATGGAGTGTCTATCTGTAGGCCGTGCCATTACTTTACCTTCATTAACGACGGGTTGCTCTAAAGTTTCTACTTTCACCACAGGAGCTTATGCGCGTATTCGCACGCAATTTAATATGGCGGTAGGGCGTTTTGAAGGTGTTGAAGATGCGTTAGCGTCCATAGTGGGGTATACCTATATTATGGAGGCTACCCGTACCTTTGCTGTTGCGGCAATTGATAGGGGAGAAAAACCGACGGTTCCTTCCGCTATCAGCAAATATCACACAACTGAATTAGGTCGAAAAGTTGCCAATCACGCCATGGATGTGCATGGCGGTAAAGGTATTTGCATGGGCCCGCGTAATTATTTGGCGCAATCGTATATTGAAATACCCATTTCCATTACCGTTGAAGGCGCGAATATTCTAACGCGTTGTATGATGATCTTTGGTCAGGGTGCGATGCGTTGTCATCCCTATCTATTTACTGAGTTACAGGCAGCGCACAATCCTGATGCGCGACAAGGATTAATTGCATTTGATAAGGCGATATTTGGACATCTGGGATTTTTGATGAGCAATAAAGCGCGGGCTTTTTTCTTAGCAATTACGCAAGGTCGTTTAAGTCGTTTTTCAGGCAAAGGTCAGCTGAAGCGTTATTACCAGAAACTCAATCGCTATAGTGCTGCTTTTGCTTGGGTTGCAGATGTGGTGTTGATTACACTCGGTGGGAGTTTTAAGCGCAGAGAGAGTCTTTCAGGGCGTTTGGGTGATATTTTGAGTATGCTGTATTTAGGTTCGGCACTGTTGAAGCACTTTGAAAATCAAGGCAGTCCGGCTGAGGATTTGCCCTTGTTAAAATGGTCGTGCCAAGTGGTATTTTTTAAGTTGCAAACCGCCTTGGATGGGGTGCTGAAAAATCTACCTAATCGTTTTATAGCTTCCGCCATGCGCATGGTGGTGTTTCCGTGGGGACGTTGCTTGCGCCTGCCGGATGACCGTTTAAACCATCAAGTGGCGAGTTTAATTTTATCGCAATCACAGACTCGGGCGCGTCTGACACAAGGCATTTATGCCTCCCCAGATCCAAATAATTGGGTTGGATTGATCGATGTAGCTTTAGGTAAAGTTATTAAAGCGGAAGCAGTCGAGAAAAAACTCCATGTCGCGGTGCGTGATGGCCAGGTCAGTGGTGAGAATAAAAAAGAACGTTTACAGTCGGCCTTGACAGCAGGTATTTTAAGCGCAGAAGAAATCCAGCTGATAACAGACGCGGAAGAGGCGCGTAGACAAATTATTGCGGTAGATGATTTTGCACCCCAGGAATTGGAGCGGCCGGTAGCTTGA
- a CDS encoding type II toxin-antitoxin system VapC family toxin, which produces MNNFVLDASIALSWCFEDETTPQSIALLEKLEHATAFVPTLWPLELGNILVNAERKKLIKFAEIIEFLVLLQNLNIQIDQETANYAFHETFQLAYTTKLTITTALI; this is translated from the coding sequence ATGAATAACTTCGTATTAGATGCCTCTATAGCTTTATCATGGTGTTTTGAAGATGAAACAACTCCACAATCAATAGCTTTGCTTGAAAAACTGGAACACGCTACTGCATTTGTACCCACCCTATGGCCACTTGAATTAGGAAATATCTTAGTCAATGCTGAACGTAAAAAGCTCATAAAATTCGCAGAAATTATTGAATTTTTGGTGCTACTACAAAACCTTAATATTCAAATAGACCAGGAAACAGCCAATTATGCTTTCCATGAAACGTTCCAGCTGGCTTACACCACAAAGCTAACAATTACGACAGCACTTATTTAG
- a CDS encoding ATP-binding protein produces MIQVLAGPRQVGKTTLALQAAEAAKLPTHYISADDPAARDYFWLQQQWQIARLNLSKSKSAILILDEVQKIPDWTTTIKQLWDEDTRHKRQLQVLLLGSAPLLIQKGISESLAGRFEIIPVRHWSYEEMQQAFGWGYQQFVYFGGYPGAAPLIADETRWKRYIIDSLIETTISRDILSLAPIHKPALLRNLFYLGCHYSSQILSYQKMTGQLQDAGNTTTLAHYLELLAGAGLLTGLSKYAGQTVRQRGSSPKFQVLNTALMSAQLTDTYDSARENPEKWGRLVESAIGAHLINRTVGTDISVFYWREKNQEVDFILQRGEQLIALEVKSGRQKTALSGIAAFGKAFKPEKTLLIGTQGIEVESFLKLNPQALFD; encoded by the coding sequence ATGATTCAAGTGCTGGCTGGGCCTAGGCAGGTAGGCAAAACTACCTTAGCATTACAGGCCGCCGAAGCTGCAAAACTCCCTACTCACTATATTTCAGCTGATGACCCAGCCGCTCGGGATTATTTCTGGCTGCAACAACAATGGCAAATTGCACGCCTTAATCTGTCAAAATCGAAATCCGCCATACTGATTTTGGATGAAGTACAAAAAATTCCTGATTGGACTACTACGATTAAACAATTATGGGATGAAGACACTCGGCATAAACGCCAATTACAAGTATTATTACTTGGTTCCGCCCCCCTGCTGATTCAAAAAGGCATCAGTGAAAGTTTAGCTGGCCGCTTTGAAATCATACCTGTACGGCACTGGTCGTATGAAGAGATGCAACAAGCCTTCGGCTGGGGTTATCAGCAGTTTGTGTATTTCGGCGGCTACCCAGGCGCGGCACCTTTGATTGCTGATGAAACCCGCTGGAAGCGTTACATAATCGACTCATTAATAGAAACAACAATTTCTCGCGATATCCTATCATTAGCCCCCATCCACAAACCTGCTTTGCTACGCAATCTATTTTATTTAGGCTGTCATTACTCCAGTCAGATTTTGTCATATCAAAAGATGACCGGGCAGCTACAAGATGCCGGTAATACAACTACTTTGGCACATTATTTGGAGTTACTCGCTGGAGCAGGTCTTTTGACAGGACTTAGCAAATATGCCGGCCAAACCGTCAGACAACGCGGTTCTAGCCCTAAATTTCAAGTGTTAAATACTGCACTGATGTCCGCACAATTAACTGATACTTATGACAGCGCCCGAGAAAACCCTGAAAAATGGGGACGACTCGTGGAATCAGCAATTGGAGCCCACCTAATTAATCGTACCGTAGGAACTGATATTTCTGTTTTTTACTGGCGAGAAAAAAATCAAGAAGTTGACTTTATCTTACAACGCGGAGAACAGTTAATCGCATTGGAGGTAAAAAGCGGACGACAAAAAACAGCATTGTCGGGTATTGCCGCATTTGGTAAGGCTTTCAAACCTGAAAAAACACTATTAATTGGGACACAAGGGATAGAAGTAGAAAGTTTTTTAAAGTTAAATCCGCAAGCATTATTTGACTAG
- a CDS encoding DUF2520 domain-containing protein — MKPKYLNIIGAGQVGSVLGYLLTHKTQLRLNCVLNTSLASATQACHFIGQGKAITHFNELTPANYYIITAPDQKIRYCAEQLAITKILRPGDLVLHCSGALSSEVLEATQKQGAITASLHPIKSFVDPQLSIQTFAGTFCGLEGTPEACQIISDWVKQLDAEVLLITPEQKLIYHAAFVIGCNYLTALTETALRCLRHTQITEEQGLKALQPLMRLTLEQIFIKGTAGALTGPIARGDWEVVAKQSAALVHLDTEIASLYQSLGKIALGLARTRNPSNEQNFSQVEEILSNSTN, encoded by the coding sequence ATGAAACCCAAATATTTAAATATCATCGGCGCTGGGCAAGTCGGTAGTGTGCTAGGTTATTTACTGACCCATAAAACCCAACTCCGACTCAACTGTGTCTTAAACACTTCTCTGGCTAGCGCCACCCAAGCGTGTCATTTTATCGGCCAGGGGAAAGCCATAACCCATTTTAACGAATTAACGCCTGCCAATTACTATATCATCACTGCACCCGATCAAAAAATCCGCTACTGTGCTGAACAACTGGCTATTACCAAAATACTGCGCCCAGGCGATTTGGTGCTGCACTGCAGCGGCGCCCTCTCTTCTGAAGTGCTTGAGGCCACCCAAAAACAAGGCGCCATCACCGCCAGCCTGCATCCGATAAAAAGCTTTGTCGACCCACAATTATCCATACAGACCTTCGCAGGCACATTTTGTGGTCTAGAGGGCACACCTGAAGCCTGCCAAATAATCAGCGACTGGGTTAAACAATTAGATGCTGAAGTACTGCTGATTACACCTGAACAGAAATTAATTTATCACGCAGCATTTGTCATCGGTTGTAATTACTTAACCGCCCTGACTGAAACTGCCTTACGCTGCTTGCGACATACCCAAATAACGGAAGAACAAGGCTTAAAAGCACTACAACCCCTCATGCGCCTCACCCTAGAACAGATATTTATCAAAGGCACCGCAGGCGCCCTAACTGGTCCGATTGCACGCGGCGACTGGGAGGTCGTTGCCAAGCAATCCGCTGCCCTCGTACATCTTGATACTGAAATTGCCTCACTATATCAGTCACTGGGCAAGATCGCTCTAGGACTTGCGCGGACTAGAAACCCAAGTAATGAGCAAAATTTCAGCCAGGTAGAAGAAATTTTAAGCAATTCAACTAATTGA
- the panD gene encoding aspartate 1-decarboxylase: MLQNFLKAKLHHARVTHVELEYEGSCAIDQELMWEVGILANEQIHMYNLNNGERWVTYAIPAPTGSRIISVNGAAAHKANVHDRVIICSYAWLQEQEIANHKPRVLRLDNKNNPLSNAQEQVFVAV, from the coding sequence ATGTTACAAAATTTCCTAAAAGCCAAATTACATCACGCACGCGTAACCCACGTAGAACTAGAATATGAAGGTTCCTGCGCTATAGATCAGGAATTAATGTGGGAAGTTGGCATTTTAGCCAATGAGCAAATTCATATGTATAACCTCAATAATGGCGAACGCTGGGTCACTTACGCCATCCCTGCCCCTACCGGCTCACGCATTATTTCTGTCAACGGCGCTGCTGCCCATAAAGCCAACGTACACGACCGCGTGATTATTTGCAGTTATGCCTGGCTGCAAGAACAAGAAATAGCGAATCATAAACCACGCGTCTTACGGTTGGATAACAAGAATAATCCGCTAAGTAATGCGCAGGAACAGGTGTTTGTGGCTGTTTAA
- the panC gene encoding pantoate--beta-alanine ligase: MNDLILTQIASLRERIKHWQIRNESTAFVPTMGNLHAGHLALVTTAKQRAQHVVVSIFVNPLQFGPNEDFATYPRTQEADIEKLTALNVDAIFIPETSELFPQGQSLTAVSVSQLSDSLCGKTRPGHFTGVATIVAKLFNIVQPQVAVFGEKDYQQLTIIRKMVADLNFPIEIIGQPTLREADGLALSSRNQYLSVEERMIAPKLYAILCWMQQEIKNGNSAFAELCAYAKAQLTQYNFKVDYIDIRTETTLEIPTAIDTNLIILAAAFLGKTRLIDNISAAIPAKKSEAETAR; encoded by the coding sequence ATGAATGATTTAATCCTCACTCAGATCGCGTCTTTACGTGAACGAATCAAGCATTGGCAGATCCGCAATGAAAGTACGGCATTCGTACCAACTATGGGCAATTTGCACGCGGGTCACTTAGCCTTGGTAACAACGGCCAAACAGCGAGCACAACACGTCGTAGTCAGTATTTTTGTTAATCCACTACAATTTGGCCCCAATGAAGATTTTGCGACTTATCCAAGAACCCAAGAAGCCGATATTGAAAAATTAACTGCTTTAAATGTCGACGCCATTTTTATCCCTGAAACTTCTGAGTTATTTCCTCAAGGGCAATCTTTGACAGCGGTGAGTGTTTCTCAATTATCTGATTCACTTTGTGGAAAAACCCGACCTGGGCATTTTACCGGTGTCGCAACCATCGTTGCGAAATTATTTAATATCGTCCAACCTCAAGTTGCAGTTTTTGGTGAGAAAGATTATCAGCAGCTCACTATTATTCGAAAAATGGTAGCAGACCTTAATTTTCCCATAGAAATAATAGGACAACCTACGCTGCGAGAAGCGGATGGATTGGCACTGAGTTCGCGCAATCAATATTTATCGGTCGAGGAACGTATGATTGCCCCCAAACTTTATGCTATTTTGTGCTGGATGCAGCAAGAAATTAAAAACGGCAATTCTGCATTTGCTGAACTGTGTGCCTATGCAAAAGCTCAATTGACACAATATAATTTTAAAGTTGACTATATAGACATCCGCACTGAAACAACATTAGAAATTCCCACTGCAATAGATACTAATTTAATTATTTTAGCCGCAGCTTTTTTAGGCAAAACCCGTTTGATAGACAATATCAGCGCAGCAATTCCCGCCAAAAAGAGCGAAGCAGAAACCGCCCGCTGA
- the panB gene encoding 3-methyl-2-oxobutanoate hydroxymethyltransferase: MSSASHSRRITLSHLQKMKQRGEKITCLTVYDATFARLLADAGIELLLVGDSSGMVVAGHSTTVPVTVKDMCYHTHNVCRAQPISLILSDLPFLSYTQTEQALRNTARLMQAGAEMIKIEGGMWLVPIVEQLSEKGVPVCVHLGLTPQSVHIFGGYKVQGRDPAKATQMLATALALEKAGAQLLVLECIPYNLAQEITQAVSIPTIGIGAGPYCDGQVLVTQDMLGLTAGKPLVFVKNFLDGQTAGVLGAVKEYIRQVKASEFPTLEQSFA; encoded by the coding sequence ATGTCTAGTGCATCTCATTCCCGCCGCATTACTCTATCCCATTTGCAGAAAATGAAGCAACGTGGTGAAAAAATTACCTGTCTCACAGTTTATGATGCCACATTCGCTAGATTGCTGGCAGATGCCGGAATAGAATTGTTACTCGTAGGTGATTCCTCAGGCATGGTGGTAGCAGGTCATTCAACTACTGTGCCAGTCACGGTTAAAGACATGTGCTACCACACGCATAATGTCTGCCGCGCCCAACCCATCTCGCTCATCCTATCTGATTTGCCCTTTCTCTCTTACACCCAGACCGAACAAGCTTTACGTAATACTGCCCGATTAATGCAAGCTGGAGCTGAAATGATTAAAATTGAAGGGGGAATGTGGCTGGTACCCATTGTTGAACAACTCAGCGAAAAAGGCGTGCCCGTGTGCGTACACCTGGGACTGACGCCACAATCAGTACATATTTTTGGTGGTTATAAGGTTCAAGGTCGTGATCCAGCTAAAGCAACACAAATGTTAGCGACGGCACTCGCATTGGAAAAAGCCGGTGCACAATTATTGGTTTTAGAATGCATCCCTTATAACCTCGCCCAGGAAATCACTCAAGCTGTCAGCATACCAACCATTGGCATAGGTGCAGGACCTTATTGCGATGGTCAAGTATTGGTTACGCAAGATATGCTAGGACTCACGGCAGGCAAGCCGCTGGTTTTTGTAAAGAATTTTTTAGACGGACAAACCGCTGGCGTTCTAGGCGCAGTGAAAGAATATATCCGCCAAGTCAAAGCCAGTGAGTTTCCAACTTTAGAACAAAGTTTTGCCTAA
- a CDS encoding outer membrane beta-barrel protein: MLKKLLMVSTATLIATSNAQATNGIFIGLESGVSTFSNLPSAESVGANSLDTNLTPALRIGVGYNHDLTSYLGLGMNIAVGQYGEAVYHFDDGGSDTVKAQTVEFFAQITAHIKKFDVIAKVGGVRQKTEVTGTNAPSEDHYNNPAAGIELAYNFSPRFAITGTYQHVKGRNPESIQDIPDKSVPINEYLLGLRYTFASS, translated from the coding sequence ATGCTAAAAAAATTATTAATGGTATCTACAGCTACTTTAATCGCAACCTCTAACGCACAAGCCACCAATGGTATTTTCATCGGCTTGGAATCCGGCGTTAGCACTTTTTCTAATCTACCCTCAGCAGAGTCTGTAGGTGCTAACAGCCTTGATACTAATTTAACACCTGCCTTACGTATTGGGGTGGGTTATAACCACGATCTAACTTCCTATCTTGGCCTGGGCATGAACATTGCCGTGGGTCAATATGGTGAAGCGGTCTATCACTTTGACGACGGTGGATCAGATACAGTCAAAGCCCAAACTGTGGAATTTTTTGCCCAAATCACCGCTCATATCAAAAAGTTTGATGTGATTGCAAAAGTTGGCGGAGTACGTCAAAAAACCGAAGTAACCGGCACAAACGCGCCTTCCGAAGACCACTACAATAATCCAGCTGCCGGCATTGAACTGGCTTATAATTTTTCACCACGTTTTGCTATTACCGGTACTTATCAGCATGTAAAAGGCCGCAATCCCGAAAGCATTCAGGATATTCCTGATAAATCGGTGCCTATTAATGAGTATTTGTTAGGTCTGCGTTATACTTTTGCTTCTTCGTAA
- a CDS encoding acyloxyacyl hydrolase, with protein sequence MLIKYQKIMHFFLIILCLSSLFLSTNAQAWEHEIAFGFGDSGEPEQDYTNTLFVLSGKFLKYHVDKTLIATLDGTLGFWTAHTDEHKHVVNIAVSPAFRAYFADPDYHRVRPYLGISVGPTYISDKQLGNRLQNTHFALQSTLEAGTEIGNSKHSVDLNVHLTHICNAGLADPNQSYNLLYVFSIGYQF encoded by the coding sequence ATGCTAATAAAATACCAAAAAATAATGCATTTCTTTTTAATTATTCTGTGCTTGAGCAGTTTATTCCTCAGTACAAATGCACAAGCCTGGGAGCACGAAATCGCCTTTGGTTTTGGTGATTCAGGTGAACCCGAACAAGATTATACAAATACTCTATTTGTATTGAGCGGCAAATTTCTCAAATACCACGTAGACAAAACTTTAATCGCGACACTCGATGGCACCCTCGGTTTTTGGACTGCGCATACCGATGAACATAAACATGTGGTCAATATTGCCGTTTCACCCGCATTTCGCGCTTATTTTGCTGATCCCGACTATCATCGCGTAAGACCGTATCTGGGAATATCGGTAGGTCCAACTTATATTTCAGACAAACAGTTAGGTAACCGGTTACAGAACACGCATTTCGCATTGCAGTCTACCTTGGAAGCTGGTACGGAAATTGGCAATTCCAAACACAGCGTCGATTTAAACGTGCACTTAACCCATATCTGTAACGCAGGTCTTGCCGATCCTAACCAAAGTTACAATTTACTTTATGTCTTTTCTATAGGTTATCAATTCTAA
- the coaBC gene encoding bifunctional phosphopantothenoylcysteine decarboxylase/phosphopantothenate--cysteine ligase CoaBC, with protein sequence MPTLNKKHILLGVTGGIAAYKSAEIIRRLREQGAEVRVVMTPAAKEFITPLTFQALSGHQVLSDWDQQSSAFAMDHIAEARWADIILVAPATADFMAKLAHGFAGDMLTTLCLAANAPIVIAPAMNQQMWSNPATWANKNLLLERGVRLLGPAAGSQACGEEGVGRMLEPAEITALLSEQFSCADLNGVQVMITAGPTQEPIDAVRYISNYSSGKMGYALAAAAAARGAEVLLISGPVNLPCPIGVKRICVETAQQMQDVVIQHIDTCEIFIASAAVADYRCAEVNTQKIKKNPAGIQLNLVPNPDILAQVAQRPNPPFTVGFAAETENLRSNALQKLAQKNLDMIAANDVSSSHAGFHADQNALLVLWSHGEEEFSLRPKTQLAADLLKLIIQRFIAKKQGA encoded by the coding sequence ATGCCAACATTAAATAAAAAACATATTTTGCTCGGTGTGACGGGCGGTATTGCTGCGTATAAAAGCGCTGAGATAATCCGCCGCCTACGCGAACAGGGAGCAGAAGTGCGGGTAGTGATGACACCTGCTGCTAAAGAATTTATTACACCATTGACTTTTCAGGCGCTTTCGGGCCACCAGGTATTGTCAGATTGGGATCAACAATCCTCGGCATTTGCTATGGATCACATTGCTGAGGCGCGTTGGGCGGATATTATTTTAGTCGCTCCGGCTACGGCTGATTTTATGGCCAAATTGGCGCATGGTTTTGCCGGTGATATGTTGACTACCTTATGTCTTGCAGCCAATGCCCCAATTGTTATAGCACCGGCCATGAATCAGCAGATGTGGAGTAATCCGGCTACGTGGGCTAATAAAAACTTACTGCTTGAACGCGGCGTGCGCCTGTTAGGACCCGCCGCTGGGTCACAGGCTTGTGGAGAGGAAGGGGTAGGAAGAATGCTGGAACCTGCTGAAATTACTGCACTTTTAAGTGAGCAGTTTTCTTGTGCCGATCTCAATGGGGTGCAAGTCATGATTACTGCCGGCCCTACTCAAGAACCGATTGATGCCGTGCGTTATATCAGCAATTACAGCTCTGGGAAAATGGGTTATGCTTTAGCAGCTGCTGCAGCGGCTAGGGGGGCAGAAGTGCTCTTAATCAGTGGTCCTGTTAATCTGCCATGTCCCATAGGTGTAAAGAGAATATGCGTAGAAACTGCACAGCAAATGCAGGATGTGGTCATCCAACATATCGATACATGTGAAATTTTTATTGCATCTGCTGCAGTGGCTGACTACCGCTGTGCAGAGGTTAATACGCAAAAAATTAAGAAGAATCCAGCGGGAATCCAGCTAAATTTAGTGCCTAATCCTGATATTTTAGCCCAAGTAGCCCAACGACCCAATCCACCATTTACCGTAGGATTTGCTGCGGAAACAGAGAATTTACGCAGTAATGCCTTGCAAAAGTTAGCGCAGAAAAATTTAGATATGATTGCAGCGAATGATGTTTCTAGCAGTCATGCTGGATTTCATGCAGATCAAAATGCATTGCTAGTGTTGTGGTCTCACGGTGAGGAGGAATTTTCCTTGCGGCCTAAAACACAATTAGCGGCTGATTTATTAAAGCTGATTATTCAGCGTTTTATCGCTAAGAAACAAGGTGCTTAG